From the Carya illinoinensis cultivar Pawnee chromosome 4, C.illinoinensisPawnee_v1, whole genome shotgun sequence genome, one window contains:
- the LOC122307713 gene encoding protein translation factor SUI1 homolog 1, with product MSELDDQIPTAFDPFAEANAEDSGAGTKEYVHVRIQQRNGRKSLTTVQGLKKEYSYNKILKDLKKEFCCNGTVVQDPELGQVIQLQGDQRKNVSTFLVQAGIVKKEHIKIHGF from the exons ATGTCTGAACTCGACGATCAGATTCCTACTGCTTTTG ATCCCTTTGCTGAGGCAAATGCTGAGGACTCGGGCGCCGGGACCAAAGAGTATGTACATGTGCGTATACAGCAGCGTAACGGGAGGAAAAGCTTGACTACTGTGCAGGGATTGAAGAAGGAATACAGCTATAACAAGATACTAAAGGACCTTAAGAAAGAGTTCTGCTGTAATGGTACTGTTGTCCAGGATCCTGAGCTAGGCCAG GTTATACAACTGCAGGGAGATCAAAGGAAGAATGTTTCCACCTTCCTTGTGCAG GCTGGCATTGTGAAGAAGGAGCATATCAAGATTCATGGTTTTTAG
- the LOC122307821 gene encoding uncharacterized protein LOC122307821: MAAGKTSRGCLKSCCCVTAILLVIIAVVLLALSFTIFRPKDPKITLHVEGLQNIDLSLSMTNVKVNVTLATVITIENQNYGSFKFRNSTAHVHYHGDVVGETPVEERYVPARDKLNMTTYVIFLPGKLLKNRHFLADVGVGSLNLTSTATLPGRMNLLKIFEKHATVYNRCNISIFILTQSVESICHTKLKL; this comes from the coding sequence ATGGCTGCAGGAAAAACATCTCGTGGATGTCTCAAATCATGCTGTTGTGTGACTGCAATTCTCTTGGTTATCATTGCTGTTGTTCTATTAGCCTTGTCGTTCACCATCTTCAGACCTAAAGACCCCAAAATCACTCTACATGTTGAAGGCCTCCAAAACATTGATTTGTCATTGTCGATGACGAATGTGAAAGTGAATGTCACGTTGGCTACTGTTATTACCATTGAGAATCAGAACTACGGAAGCTTCAAATTCAGAAATTCTACTGCCCATGTCCATTATCATGGGGACGTGGTAGGGGAAACTCCAGTCGAGGAACGATACGTGCCAGCACGAGATAAGCTTAACATGACCACTTATGTGATATTTTTGCCTGGAAAGCTGCTAAAGAATCGCCATTTTCTTGCTGATGTCGGAGTAGGGAGTTTGAATTTGACTTCCACAGCTACTTTGCCTGGGAGAATGAATTTGCTCAAGATCTTCGAGAAGCATGCTACGGTTTATAATAGGTGtaatatatctatttttattcttactCAGAGTGTTGAATCCATATGCCATACCAAGCTcaagttataa